One window from the genome of Glycine soja cultivar W05 chromosome 12, ASM419377v2, whole genome shotgun sequence encodes:
- the LOC114380151 gene encoding uncharacterized protein LOC114380151, translating to MAAGVELPEGRSGGGGGIVMEFPAGDEESFSSPTRLPKRLRRRLRDAECKSPSTVEEIEAKLHNADLRRQKYYEKLSNKARAKPRSPSRCSSQEEDLGQRLEAKLQAAEQKRLSILTKAQMRLARLDELRQAAKTGVEMRYENERMRLGTKVESRVQQAEANRMLILKALRQRRASHRERSSQTLMRRMARENKYKECVRAAIHQKRTAAETKRLGLLEAEKNRAHARVSQVIHVAKSVSHQREIERRKKKDELEDRLQRARRQRAEYLRQRGRLRGYAQENRNWMPKQAEYLSRNLARCWRRFLRQKRTTFTLTKAYDVLGINEKSVKSMPFEQLALLIESVSTLQTVKTLLDRFESRLKVSTAVAPAKNLSSLDNIDHLLKRVASPKKRATPRSSVRSRQSKKVDSIRESNNSLARLSRYPVRVVLCAYMILGHPDAVFSGMGECEITLAKSAQEFVQMFELLVKIILDGPIRSSDEESVSASMKCCTFRSQLAAFDKAWCSYLNCFVVWKVKDARLLEEDLVRAACQLEASMIQTCKLTPEGAGGKLSHDMKAIQRQVSEDQKLLREKVQHLSGDAGIERMESALSETRSRYFVVKDDGSPVRSPMIPSMPTSPTSLSTAASSSERNISNESNHRSSRVVRSLFKETNTSPGESSFSEPRTSSDSQLGTSSEKLLAENEVLVNEFLHKHHHSVADGFDVSNHVQNSVEGKIKQTIEKAFWDGIMESVEGDQPNYDWIVQLMGEVRDEICEMAPKSWKEDIFAAIDLEILSQVLKSGNLGIDYLAKILDFSLVSLQKLSAPANEEMMKAAHKKLFHELSEICQSRDESNHSCVVALVKGLQFVFGQIQILKKEISKARIRLMESLVKGSAGLDYLRNAFANKYGSPSDANTSLPSTLRWISSVWNCKGQEWEEHVSSSSGLASNSSQEWLPTTTLRTGGSILLKTTGSPMAFSPDGANAKGDQLPECRGEQLDLGVRLGLLKLVSGTSGLTQDDLPETLSLNFSRLRSVQAQIQKIIVISTSILIHRQVLLSEKAVASPADMENLVSKCAAQLLDLLDRVEDADIEDIVEVICNLPTVDGEDTGKLESRKVVAARMLGKSLQAGDAVFERVYNAVYSALRGVVLGGSGIHGRKLAEMALMKVGAGILTDKVVEIAGVLILAATISVSVHGPWYKHLTDNM from the exons ATGGCGGCCGGAGTGGAGTTGCCGGAGGGGAGAAGCGGCGGTGGCGGCGGAATTGTGATGGAGTTTCCGGCCGGTGATGAGGAATCGTTCTCGTCGCCAACGAGGTTGCCGAAGAGGCTCCGGCGACGGCTTCGTGACGCGGAGTGCAAGTCTCCGAGCACGGTGGAGGAAATCGAAGCGAAACTCCACAACGCTGATCTTCGCAGACAG AAATACTATGAGAAACTCTCAAACAAGGCACGTGCTAAGCCAAGAAGCCCCTCAAGGTGTTCATCTCAGGAGGAAGATCTTGGTCAGAGACTAGAAGCAAAACTGCAGGCTGCTGAACAGAAGAG GTTGAGCATCTTGACTAAGGCCCAGATGCGTTTAGCAAGACTGGATGAATTGCGTCAAGCAGCAAAAACTGGAGTTGAAATGCGCTATGAGAATGAACGCATGAGGCTTGGAACAAAAGTTGAATCGCGTGTTCAGCAGGCAGAGGCTAATAGGATGCTTATTCTCAAGGCTCTCAGGCAAAGAAGGGCTTCTCATAGAGAAAGGTCGTCTCAGACATTGATGAGAAGGATGGCTcgagaaaacaaatataaagaGTGTGTACGTGCTGCAATTCACCAAAAACGAACTGCTGCTGAAACGAAACGACTTGGGTTGCTGGAAGCTGAGAAGAATAGGGCACATGCTCGAGTCTCGCAGGTGATACATGTGGCAAAGTCTGTATCTCACCAGCGTGAGattgaaagaaggaaaaagaaggaTGAGTTGGAAGATCGATTGCAGAGG GCAAGACGACAAAGAGCTGAATATCTCAGGCAGAGGGGAAGATTGCGTGGCTATGCCCAAGAGAATCGGAATTGGATGCCAAAGCAAGCAGAATATCTTTCCAGAAATCTAGCAAG GTGCTGGAGGCGGTTCCTAAGGCAAAAGAGAACAACATTTACCTTGACAAAAGCATATGATGTTCTGGGGATCAATGAGAAATCTGTCAAGTCAATGCCGTTTGAACAGCTTGCCCTTCTGATTGAATCGGTTTCTACTCTTCAGACTGTGAAAACTTTACTTGACCGGTTTGAGAGCCGCCTTAAAGTGTCTACAGCAGTGGCTCCTGCCAAGAATTTGTCTAGCTTGGATAACATTGATCACCTTCTTAAACGGGTTGCCTCCCCCAAGAAAAGGGCTACTCCCAGGAGTTCTGTGAGAAGCAGGCAGTCAAAGAAAGTAGATTCAATCAGGGAGTCAAACAATAGCTTAGCTAGGTTATCAAGGTATCCTGTGAGAGTTGTTCTTTGTGCTTATATGATATTGGGTCATCCAGATGCTGTTTTCAGTGGAATGGGTGAATGTGAGATTACTCTAGCCAAATCTGCACAAGAGTTTGTCCAAATGTTTGAGCTGTTGGTAAAGATTATACTAGATGGGCCAATACGAAGTTCTGATGAAGAGTCTGTCTCAGCATCCATGAAGTGTTGTACTTTCAGATCTCAGCTTGCTGCTTTTGATAAAGCTTGGTGCTCATACTTGAATTGTTTTGTGGTATGGAAGGTTAAGGATGCTCGATTACTGGAGGAAGATTTGGTTAGAGCAGCTTGCCAGCTTGAAGCTTCTATGATTCAAACCTGCAAGTTAACTCCAGAAGGAGCTGGTGGTAAGCTTAGTCATGATATGAAAGCTATTCAGCGTCAG GTCTCTGAGGATCAAAAACTTTTGAGAGAAAAGGTGCAGCACCTGAGTGGAGATGCTGGAATTGAGCGTATGGAATCTGCATTATCTGAAACAAGATCTAGATACTTTGTAGTGAAGGATGACGGAAGTCCAGTGAGGTCTCCAATGATTCCATCTATGCCCACAAGCCCAACTTCGCTTTCTACTGCTGCCAGCTCAAGTGAAAGAAATATTTCTAATGAGAGTAATCATAGGTCAAGCCGAGTAGTTCGCTCCCTCTTTAAGGAAACAAATACTTCCCCTGGAGAGTCTAGCTTCTCTGAACCCAGAACCAGTTCAGATAGTCAGCTTGGCACATCCTCTGAGAAGTTGCTAGCAGAGAATGAGGTTCTCGTAAATGAATTTCTTCACAAGCATCACCATAGTGTAGCTGATGGCTTTGATGTCTCTAATCACGTTCAAAACAGCGTTGAG GGGAAAATAAAGCAGACAATCGAGAAGGCCTTTTGGGATGGTATCATGGAATCTGTGGAGGGGGACCAGCCCAACTATGACTGGATTGTTCAACTTATGGGGGAGGTTAGGGATGAAATTTGTGAGATGGCTCCAAAAAGCTGGAAGGAGGATATTTTTGCTGCCATCGATTTAGAAATTCTTTCACAG GTGCTGAAATCAGGTAACCTGGGCATTGATTACCTTGCAAAAATTCTCGACTTTTCACTCGTCAGTTTGCAGAAGCTCTCAGCTCCAGCGAATGAGGAGATGATGAAGGCCGCACACAAGAAATTATTTCATGAATTGAGTGAAATATGTCAATCAAGGGATGAGTCAAACCATTCATGTGTTGTAGCCTTGGTGAAGGGCTTGCAATTTGTCTTTGGACAGATTCAG ATTCTTAAGAAAGAGATAAGCAAAGCACGAATAAGATTAATGGAGTCTTTGGTGAAGGGGTCTGCTGGTCTGGACTACCTTAGGAATGCCTTTGCTAACAAATATGGATCTCCATCTGATGCCAATACCTCTCTGCCTTCAACACTGAGATGGATTTCATCTGTTTGGAATTGCAAAGGTCAGGAATGGGAAGAGCATGTGAGTTCCTCATCAGGATTGGCTTCTAATTCATCCCAAGAATGGCTTCCTACAACTACTCTCAGAACTGGGGGAAGTATTCTGCTCAAAACAACTGGCAGTCCGATGGCCTTTTCTCCTGATGGCGCAAATGCTAAAG GTGATCAGCTGCCAGAATGCAGGGGAGAACAACTTGATCTAGGTGTGAGGCTTGGTTTGCTGAAATTAGTAAGTGGAACATCTGGTTTGACACAAGATGATCTCCCAGAAACTTTATCCCTTAACTTCTCGAGGCTGAGGTCTGTTCAGGCTCAAATTCAGAAGATTATTGTGATTTCTACAAG CATTCTTATTCACCGTCAGGTTCTCTTGAGTGAAAAGGCAGTAGCTAGCCCTGCAGATATGGAAAACTTAGTGTCTAAGTGTGCAGCACAACTATTGGATCTCCTAGACCGTGTTGAAGATGCTGATATTGAAGACATTGTAGAAGTGATCTGCAATTTGCCCACAGTTGACGGTGAAGATACAGGGAAACTTGAGTCAAGGAAGGTAGTTGCTGCTAGGATGCTAGGAAAGAGCTTACAAGCTGGGGATGCTGTTTTCGAGAGGGTGTATAATGCTGTCTATTCAGCTTTGCGCGGTGTTGTGCTTGGTGGAAGTGGGATCCATGGGAGGAAATTAGCAGAAATGGCTCTCATGAAAGTTGGGGCTGGTATTCTGACTGATAAGGTAGTGGAAATTGCTGGTGTTTTGATTTTGGCAGCCACTATTTCAGTTAGTGTTCATGGGCCTTGGTATAAACACTTGACTGATAACATGTGA
- the LOC114379425 gene encoding serine hydroxymethyltransferase 7-like yields MDLSHPQSNLSLGFSSSHASPPPRSDPPVPLQLMEPQTENGNLDVESDDDEDKEVEEFRILGHSMCLKRRRDCDSSSSSSAAKRVSVEPDLDARKAAVRAWGCQPLSIADPDVHEIMEKEKKRQFRGIELIASENFVCRAVMEALGSHLTNKYSEGMPGARYYGGNQYIDEIETLCCERALNAFGLDPKCWGVNVQPYSCTSANFAVYTGLLLPGDRIMGLDTPSGGNTSHGYYTPNGKKVSGASIFFESLPYKVNPQTGYIDYDKLEERALDFRPKILICGGSSYPREWDYARFRHIADKCGAVLLCDMAQISGIIAAKECVNPFDYCDIVTSTTHKSLRGPRGGIIFYRKGTKPRKRGILLSQGHESDQYDFEEKINFAVFPSMQGGPHNNHIAALAIALKQVATPEYKAYMQQVKKNAQALACALLRRKCRLVTGGTDNHLILWDLRPLGLTGKFYEKVCETCHITLNKIAIFGDNGTIIPGGVRVGTPAMTSRGCLEAHFETMAEFLIRAAQIASILQREHGKLQKTTLKGLESNRDVVELRARVEAFATQFAMPGFDI; encoded by the exons atggACCTCTCTCACCCTCAGTCTAACTTGTCCCTCGGATTTTCTTCCTCCCACGCTTCGCCGCCTCCTCGCTCCGACCCGCCGGTGCCGCTGCAGCTCATGGAACCGCAGACGGAGAATGGCAACTTAGATGTTGAATCGGACGACGATGAGGACAAAGAAGTCGAGGAGTTTCGCATTCTAGGCCACTCAATGTGCCTCAAGAGGCGAAGAGATTGCGACTCCTCATCCTCCTCCTCCGCCGCCAAGAGGGTTTCCGTCGAGCCCGATCTCGACGCGCGTAAGGCAGCGGTGCGCGCGTGGGGTTGCCAACCCCTCTCCATCGCGGACCCCGACGTCCACGAGATAatggaaaaagagaagaaacgTCAATTTCGCGGGATTGAACTCATAGCCTCCGAGAATTTCGTGTGCAGAGCCGTGATGGAAGCGTTGGGAAGCCACTTGACGAACAAGTACTCTGAGGGAATGCCCGGTGCGCGCTACTACGGCGGGAACCAGTACATCGACGAAATCGAAACGCTCTGTTGCGAACGTGCTTTGAACGCGTTCGGTCTCGACCCCAAGTGTTGGGGAGTGAACGTGCAGCCATATTCGTGCACATCTGCTAATTTTGCTGTTTACACGGGGTTGTTGCTGCCCGGTGATCGTATCATGGGGTTGGATACTCCTTCTGGAGGGAACACTAGTCACGGTTACTATACTCCCAATGGGAAGAAAGTTTCTGGGGCTTCCATTTTCTTTGAGAGCTTGCCCTACAAGGTGAACCCTCAAACGGGTTATATTGATTACGATAAGCTTGAGGAAAGGGCGCTTGATTTTCGCCCCAAGATACTTATTTGTGGTGGGAGCTCCTACCCTCGAGAGTGGGATTATGCGAGGTTTAGGCACATTGCGGATAAGTGTGGAGCTGTGTTGTTGTGTGACATGGCACAGATTAGTGGCATAATTGCAGCCAAG GAGTGTGTGAATCCTTTTGATTATTGTGACATTGTTACTTCGACAACTCACAAGAGTCTTCGAGGTCCAAGGGGAGGCATAATTTTTTATCGAAAGGGTACAAAGCCAAGGAAGAGAGGGATACTTCTAAGTCAGGGACATGAAAGTGATCAATATGACTTTgaagaaaagataaattttgCTGTTTTTCCATCAATGCAAGGGGGGCCACACAATAACCACATTGCTGCGCTTGCTATAGCTTTAAAACAAGTTGCTACTCCTGAGTATAAGGCATACATGCAGCAGGTGAAGAAGAATGCTCAAGCTTTAGCATGTGCTTTACTGAGAAGAAAATGCCGTCTAGTAACTGGGGGTACAGACAACCATCTAATACTTTGGGATTTAAGGCCCCTGGGATTGACAG GTAAATTTTATGAGAAGGTCTGTGAAACATGTCATATTACTTTGAATAAAATTGCTATTTTTGGCGACAATGGAACTATAATTCCTGGAGGTGTAAGAGTAG GTACCCCTGCCATGACGTCAAGAGGATGTCTGGAAGCTCATTTTGAGACAATGGCTGAATTTCTCATTAGAGCTGCACAAATTGCAAGCATACTGCAGAGGGAGCATGGGAAATTGCAGAAGACAACATTGAAGGGACTTGAGAGCAATAGAGACGTCGTTGAGCTCCGGGCACGGGTTGAAGCTTTTGCAACTCAGTTTGCCATGCCGGGTTTTGACATTTGA